From Mesorhizobium sp., the proteins below share one genomic window:
- a CDS encoding MBL fold metallo-hydrolase yields the protein MASNAVPDGHRRDTAVTIPFAAPSEFGTLVEVAPGILWAQLPLPYQPGSVNTYLIADGDGWCAVDAGLLDDDAKATWEKIVAALPGRRKVSSVLITHWHSDHSGAAAGSARSLAHR from the coding sequence ATGGCCTCGAACGCAGTTCCCGATGGACATCGCCGGGATACGGCTGTGACGATACCGTTCGCGGCGCCCTCGGAATTCGGCACCCTCGTCGAGGTCGCACCGGGGATCCTGTGGGCCCAACTGCCGCTCCCATACCAGCCCGGCAGTGTGAACACCTACCTGATCGCTGATGGCGACGGGTGGTGCGCGGTCGACGCCGGGCTGCTCGACGATGATGCCAAGGCGACATGGGAGAAGATCGTCGCGGCCCTCCCTGGCAGGCGCAAGGTTTCGAGCGTCCTGATCACGCATTGGCATTCAGACCATTCGGGCGCCGCTGCTGGCTCTGCGAGAAGTTTGGCGCACCGTTGA
- a CDS encoding ABC transporter substrate-binding protein gives MTSLSSRRAFVAAAMAGVAALTMFTVAVVAQEKEPIVIGTSNQLSGHTATVGRPFVAGANTYINWINDQGGINGRKIRFIALDDQGNPDTGIANLRQLLSENALVIFQPVSSAVAAPMLPILAENNAIMVSYTGVEAMYGNPNYFAIGLDTTTTLGIVANYITSVVGDKKPRVSFLNVETPASIGARDAVIEKIKALGWEVGELQTYPPKVTDFSPQIAKLAASNPDYIVGTVVDGFLPQVVMGMRRAGIKAPLVNFQAGNAESSFKTLATDQFLAVRDFLDPVEKDPAMDQVREIADKYGSTGEMTSNTFTKGWVTAAVTVAALKKCEPDCDQAKLKAALLTTDYDTGGLGPRITFSETQRVGAQSGRLYKWDAAKDAAVPATDFIEALK, from the coding sequence ATGACTTCACTCAGCAGCAGGCGGGCCTTCGTCGCGGCCGCAATGGCAGGCGTAGCCGCGCTCACCATGTTCACCGTCGCGGTGGTCGCACAAGAGAAGGAGCCGATTGTTATCGGCACTTCCAACCAGTTGAGTGGCCACACCGCCACGGTCGGCCGGCCTTTTGTCGCCGGCGCCAATACCTACATCAACTGGATCAACGACCAGGGCGGCATCAATGGCCGCAAGATCCGGTTCATCGCGCTGGATGACCAGGGCAATCCCGACACCGGCATCGCCAACCTGCGCCAGCTGCTTTCCGAGAACGCTCTTGTGATCTTCCAGCCGGTGTCGAGCGCGGTCGCTGCGCCGATGCTTCCGATCCTGGCCGAGAACAACGCGATCATGGTCTCGTACACCGGCGTCGAGGCGATGTACGGAAATCCGAACTATTTTGCGATCGGTCTGGACACGACCACGACCCTCGGCATCGTCGCGAACTACATCACGTCGGTCGTCGGAGACAAGAAGCCGAGAGTCTCCTTCCTGAACGTCGAGACTCCGGCGTCGATCGGCGCGCGCGATGCCGTCATCGAGAAGATAAAGGCGCTGGGCTGGGAAGTCGGCGAACTGCAGACCTATCCGCCGAAGGTGACCGACTTCAGCCCGCAGATCGCAAAGCTTGCCGCGTCCAACCCGGACTATATCGTCGGGACGGTGGTCGACGGGTTCCTGCCGCAGGTGGTGATGGGAATGCGGCGCGCGGGCATCAAGGCGCCGCTCGTCAACTTCCAGGCCGGGAATGCCGAGTCGAGCTTCAAGACGCTGGCCACGGACCAGTTCCTCGCGGTGCGTGATTTCCTCGACCCGGTCGAGAAGGATCCGGCGATGGACCAGGTCCGCGAGATTGCCGACAAGTACGGTTCGACCGGCGAAATGACCAGCAACACCTTCACCAAGGGCTGGGTTACGGCGGCGGTGACCGTCGCAGCCTTGAAGAAGTGCGAGCCTGACTGCGATCAGGCCAAGCTAAAGGCGGCGCTGCTGACCACCGACTACGACACCGGCGGCCTTGGCCCGCGGATCACTTTCTCCGAAACCCAGCGCGTCGGCGCCCAGTCCGGACGACTTTACAAGTGGGATGCGGCAAAGGACGCCGCCGTGCCTGCCACGGACTTCATCGAGGCGCTGAAGTAG
- a CDS encoding LysR substrate-binding domain-containing protein, giving the protein MELRQLRYFCAVAEDEHFGRAAKRLHIAQPALSRQVRQLELEFGIDLFDRLPRGVRLTAAGRQFLDDAQRVLSDFQNLTERAKAAGKGETGRLRLGVAESASSRGRMVDAIIRFRAANPNVVVDIQHMTSLPQIDAIASRQIDAGFLYHFPGDRPDLDHLPAEFTDVLLAMPRNHRLAKMERVKLADLRGEPSVWIKRSTQPATYDLLMMCCLNCGLSPNIVQETTSESVSLGLVSVGGMLSFVTDTNRDRCPGNVILRKIDELSIRFRLDLVWRKGDSQPTLQRFIETMLGTAD; this is encoded by the coding sequence ATGGAACTGCGCCAGCTGCGTTACTTCTGTGCTGTCGCCGAGGATGAGCACTTCGGCCGGGCAGCAAAGCGGCTTCACATCGCGCAGCCGGCGCTGTCGAGGCAGGTGCGGCAACTCGAACTCGAGTTCGGCATCGACCTGTTCGACCGGTTGCCGCGAGGGGTTCGGCTGACCGCTGCCGGACGCCAGTTTCTCGACGACGCTCAACGGGTGCTCTCCGATTTCCAGAACCTGACCGAACGCGCCAAGGCGGCCGGCAAGGGCGAGACAGGCAGGCTGAGGCTCGGCGTGGCGGAAAGTGCGTCGTCTCGCGGCCGCATGGTCGACGCCATCATCCGGTTCCGGGCGGCCAATCCGAATGTCGTCGTCGACATCCAGCATATGACCTCCTTGCCGCAGATTGATGCGATCGCGTCGCGCCAGATCGACGCCGGCTTTCTCTATCACTTTCCCGGCGATCGTCCGGACCTCGATCATCTGCCAGCGGAATTCACGGACGTTCTCTTGGCGATGCCGCGCAATCACAGGCTTGCGAAGATGGAGAGGGTGAAGCTGGCCGACCTGCGCGGCGAACCGAGTGTGTGGATCAAGCGGTCCACTCAACCGGCAACATACGATCTGCTGATGATGTGTTGCCTCAATTGTGGCCTGTCGCCCAACATCGTTCAGGAGACGACCAGCGAATCTGTTTCGCTGGGGCTCGTGTCGGTCGGCGGGATGCTGTCATTCGTCACGGACACCAATCGCGACCGGTGCCCGGGCAACGTCATACTGCGAAAGATTGACGAACTCAGCATCCGGTTTAGATTGGATCTGGTCTGGCGCAAAGGAGACAGCCAGCCGACGTTGCAGCGCTTCATCGAAACTATGCTCGGGACTGCTGACTGA
- a CDS encoding AMP-binding protein, giving the protein MTAEFGMSAIDASLRTGVITIARCADCGAEHAFPTPSCFDCGSTKLDIAEHPGTGSVFSWVVNHHAFGSEEADSPYTVLLVELDGGARLYARLRDDAAVRSKLAGGVRVAIDRSLTGAAGHPVFALAEQASDLTLDPALTRTCYRALSETAKTRGAHPALAIIGYQTLTYSELLARVDQCAAMLEGREVGKGHRVAVMSNNRCEVLEIWLACSRIGAVFVPFNPALRGPILADMIALADPGLTICEPEWTERFAAAAPTIPAIELVEFGEGRFTDWGDGSPTAVSRDPDALTIIMFTSGTTGRSKGVMWSSVTINAMAHQVAATIGFASDDLLHTALPMFHGNALILSVYNAITLGATAVVSRKFSASGFESDLEQSGATATSFLGSMTNMVLGRSPERQFQGTLRKALVIPAPEPTIAALEQRFDCKVATAYGLADAGMPLFSGLRFPNGTCGRVFETLWDARIVDLDGNEVALGAVGELAVRPRSIRIAALGYWRMPDATESSRRDGWIRTGDLMRRDAEGWFYFVDRGKDSIRRRGENVSSQEVETVFEGHPAVLECAVYPVPSNMSEDEIMLAVVLRPGVGVKPLDLIMFAEPKLPYFAIPRFVRFMEQLPKNSTEKVLKAELRKAGIVSGSFDLDASAHKVAR; this is encoded by the coding sequence ATGACAGCTGAGTTCGGCATGTCCGCGATAGACGCTTCACTTCGCACCGGGGTCATAACGATCGCGCGGTGCGCGGACTGCGGGGCCGAGCATGCGTTCCCGACACCCAGCTGCTTCGATTGCGGTTCGACGAAACTCGACATCGCCGAACATCCGGGCACCGGCAGCGTGTTTTCCTGGGTAGTCAACCATCATGCTTTCGGAAGCGAGGAGGCCGATTCTCCCTACACGGTGCTTCTCGTCGAGCTGGACGGTGGCGCGCGCCTCTATGCGCGACTGCGGGATGACGCTGCCGTACGCTCCAAGCTCGCCGGTGGCGTCAGGGTCGCCATCGACCGGTCTTTGACAGGGGCTGCCGGTCATCCGGTGTTCGCGCTGGCGGAACAGGCGTCGGACCTCACGCTAGATCCTGCACTGACGAGGACCTGCTACCGCGCCCTGAGCGAGACAGCGAAAACGCGCGGCGCCCATCCGGCTCTCGCGATCATCGGATACCAGACACTCACCTATTCCGAGCTGCTAGCACGGGTCGACCAGTGCGCGGCGATGCTGGAGGGCAGGGAAGTGGGAAAGGGTCACCGCGTGGCGGTCATGTCCAACAACCGTTGCGAAGTGCTCGAGATATGGCTTGCTTGTTCGCGCATCGGCGCGGTCTTCGTGCCCTTCAATCCCGCCCTGCGGGGCCCCATACTTGCCGACATGATCGCGTTAGCCGACCCTGGTCTTACCATCTGCGAACCCGAGTGGACGGAGCGCTTCGCGGCAGCCGCACCGACCATCCCTGCCATCGAACTCGTCGAATTTGGCGAGGGCCGGTTCACCGATTGGGGCGACGGCTCACCGACCGCCGTGTCACGCGATCCAGATGCGCTGACGATCATCATGTTCACGTCTGGGACCACAGGTCGCTCCAAGGGCGTCATGTGGTCGAGCGTGACCATTAACGCGATGGCGCATCAGGTCGCTGCGACGATCGGCTTCGCAAGTGACGATCTGCTGCATACGGCGCTGCCGATGTTCCATGGCAACGCTCTGATACTCAGCGTTTACAATGCGATCACGCTTGGCGCGACAGCCGTTGTCTCCCGCAAGTTTTCAGCTTCCGGCTTCGAAAGCGACCTGGAGCAGTCCGGCGCCACGGCGACCAGCTTCCTCGGGTCGATGACAAACATGGTGCTCGGCCGCTCCCCGGAACGTCAATTCCAGGGCACCTTGCGCAAGGCACTGGTCATACCCGCGCCGGAGCCGACCATCGCCGCCCTTGAACAGCGCTTCGACTGCAAAGTCGCGACTGCCTACGGACTCGCGGATGCGGGAATGCCTCTTTTCAGCGGGCTCCGCTTTCCCAACGGCACCTGTGGACGGGTATTTGAAACACTTTGGGATGCCCGGATCGTCGACCTGGATGGCAATGAAGTGGCGTTGGGCGCGGTCGGCGAACTGGCGGTGCGTCCGCGTAGTATTCGAATCGCGGCACTGGGCTACTGGCGGATGCCCGATGCAACGGAGTCATCGCGCCGCGACGGATGGATACGCACAGGCGATCTGATGCGACGGGATGCGGAGGGCTGGTTCTACTTCGTTGATCGCGGAAAGGATTCGATCCGCCGCAGAGGCGAAAATGTCAGTTCCCAGGAAGTCGAGACGGTCTTCGAGGGGCATCCCGCAGTGCTGGAGTGCGCCGTGTATCCGGTGCCGAGCAACATGTCCGAGGACGAGATCATGCTGGCGGTCGTTCTCCGGCCGGGCGTGGGCGTGAAGCCACTGGACCTGATCATGTTCGCCGAGCCGAAACTGCCGTATTTCGCCATACCGCGCTTCGTCCGCTTCATGGAACAACTGCCCAAGAATTCGACCGAGAAAGTGCTCAAGGCCGAGCTCCGGAAGGCGGGGATCGTCTCCGGATCCTTCGACCTCGATGCGTCCGCTCACAAGGTGGCGCGCTGA
- a CDS encoding branched-chain amino acid ABC transporter permease: protein MTLSLFVAAIIDGLILSGVYALAALGFVIIYRATGVFNFAQGEFMMLGAYVFYLFSTTYEFPFFITAALVLGSLALVGAGVFFLLVRPLTGQPLLAVIIITMGVAILMRALTGLFWGTTNLYFMAPLMTTFIDLGGYYTLSAYDLASIIVCLLTYGAIMAFLRFSPIGLQMRASAENPTLASQRGVNLNLVFALSWIIAALSASVAGAVFAGRTAVSLNISHLGLSAFPAALVGGFDSVGGTLIGAIVVGLAETFTVIVLGSEYKDVVAALILLLVLMFRPYGMFGTKQVNRI from the coding sequence ATGACACTCAGTCTCTTCGTTGCCGCCATCATCGACGGCCTGATTCTGTCTGGGGTCTATGCGCTCGCTGCGCTGGGTTTCGTCATCATCTATCGCGCGACGGGCGTGTTCAACTTTGCTCAGGGCGAATTCATGATGCTCGGCGCCTACGTCTTCTACCTATTCAGTACTACCTACGAGTTTCCGTTCTTCATCACGGCGGCACTGGTGCTCGGCTCGTTGGCTCTCGTCGGCGCGGGCGTCTTCTTCTTGCTTGTCAGGCCGCTGACCGGACAACCGCTGCTGGCCGTTATCATCATCACCATGGGCGTGGCGATCCTGATGCGCGCCCTGACCGGCCTCTTCTGGGGGACGACAAACCTCTATTTCATGGCGCCGCTGATGACGACGTTCATCGATCTTGGAGGCTACTACACGCTGTCCGCCTATGACCTGGCATCGATCATCGTTTGCCTGCTGACCTACGGCGCGATCATGGCCTTCCTGCGTTTCTCGCCGATCGGCCTACAGATGCGTGCGAGCGCCGAGAACCCGACGCTCGCCTCGCAGCGCGGCGTCAACCTCAACCTCGTCTTCGCACTTTCCTGGATCATCGCGGCGTTGAGCGCGTCGGTTGCCGGCGCCGTGTTCGCCGGTCGCACCGCGGTCAGCCTCAACATTTCGCATTTGGGACTGAGCGCGTTTCCCGCAGCGCTCGTCGGTGGCTTCGACAGCGTCGGTGGCACGCTGATCGGCGCCATCGTCGTCGGCCTCGCCGAGACGTTCACAGTCATCGTGCTGGGCTCCGAATACAAGGATGTCGTCGCAGCGCTCATACTTCTCCTGGTGCTGATGTTCCGTCCCTACGGGATGTTCGGCACCAAGCAGGTGAACCGGATATGA
- a CDS encoding branched-chain amino acid ABC transporter permease, translating to MSNLRTLPGRRPFLAAAILLVVLALAAQVLPSYYLSRFNFLWIAIISAAGLNLLIGLSGQVSLGQAAFMAIGGYTAAAVHRYLGLDLLVSLPLGAALAAAVGFLIGIPSLRLRGFYLALTTLALHFAAVFAANKFQLLAGGTAATGFSIERAMIGPFRIASDYQWFVLLSFIGLLTLTGFHNLARSKVGRAWTAIRDRDIAASIIGVDVTRYKLLAFVVSSAVAGAAGVLQAYYLGNVAVESFALELAISYVAIIIVGGMGTVAGTVLGAILILQLPFFIQWITSITVGSDASNNFIIFDLQAGAFGVVIVAFLLFEPDGVVGIVNRILAWFRRPSRALPPAQGTTRGDGAVSTGEVR from the coding sequence ATGAGCAACCTCCGGACCCTTCCCGGTCGCCGGCCATTCCTTGCCGCCGCCATCCTGCTCGTTGTCCTGGCGCTCGCAGCGCAGGTACTCCCGTCATACTATCTTTCGCGGTTCAACTTCCTCTGGATCGCCATTATCAGCGCGGCGGGCCTGAACCTGTTGATCGGCCTCTCCGGTCAGGTATCGCTGGGACAGGCTGCCTTCATGGCGATCGGCGGCTACACTGCGGCGGCGGTGCACCGCTACCTGGGCCTCGACCTGCTCGTTTCGCTGCCCTTGGGCGCAGCGCTGGCCGCCGCGGTCGGGTTCCTGATCGGCATCCCGTCGCTCAGGCTGCGCGGCTTCTATCTCGCCCTCACGACCCTCGCCCTGCATTTCGCGGCGGTGTTCGCGGCAAACAAGTTCCAGCTGCTGGCCGGCGGTACGGCCGCCACGGGCTTCTCGATCGAGCGCGCCATGATCGGCCCGTTTCGCATTGCCAGCGACTATCAGTGGTTTGTGCTTTTGTCCTTCATCGGCCTGCTAACCTTGACCGGGTTTCATAATCTTGCACGTTCGAAAGTCGGCCGAGCCTGGACCGCCATTCGCGACCGCGACATCGCTGCGTCGATCATCGGCGTCGACGTCACGCGCTACAAGCTTCTGGCCTTCGTGGTCAGCTCGGCTGTCGCGGGAGCGGCCGGCGTTCTCCAAGCCTACTATCTGGGCAACGTGGCGGTCGAATCCTTCGCCCTAGAACTCGCCATCTCCTACGTGGCGATCATCATCGTGGGCGGTATGGGAACGGTCGCGGGAACGGTGCTTGGCGCCATTCTGATCCTGCAGCTCCCGTTCTTCATCCAGTGGATCACGTCAATCACGGTGGGTTCCGACGCATCTAACAACTTCATCATCTTCGACCTTCAGGCCGGCGCTTTCGGCGTCGTGATCGTCGCTTTCCTGCTGTTCGAGCCGGACGGCGTCGTCGGCATCGTCAACCGCATCCTCGCCTGGTTCCGGCGCCCCTCAAGAGCGTTGCCTCCGGCTCAAGGCACGACGCGCGGCGATGGCGCCGTGTCGACCGGGGAGGTGCGCTGA
- a CDS encoding SDR family oxidoreductase gives MQLSFREGYFSGQTAIITGGGRGIGRALAFQFVRLGARVALNGRDPERLEATAAALRGIGGEVFARVASIREPEQVQDFVAAASDHFGGIDVLVNNAGGQYAQAAFDFSVKGWKAVVDNNLNGTWFVTQAVGRHMRDGGRSGSIVSIVAQTNRGMPGVAHSAATRAAVVNLTRTLAIEWAPNRIRLNCVAPGVTATEGMEVYSEKARAELPKSNLMKRFGTVREVADAVCFLAGSASSFTTGEVIAVDGGNHIWGDQWTIPRPAYFEA, from the coding sequence ATGCAGCTCTCCTTCAGGGAGGGCTACTTCTCCGGCCAGACGGCGATTATCACCGGCGGGGGCAGAGGTATCGGCAGGGCACTGGCCTTCCAGTTCGTCCGGCTCGGCGCGCGCGTGGCGCTCAATGGTCGCGATCCCGAGCGGCTGGAGGCCACGGCGGCCGCGCTGAGAGGCATCGGTGGTGAGGTCTTCGCGCGCGTCGCCTCGATCCGCGAGCCCGAGCAGGTGCAGGACTTCGTCGCGGCCGCCTCGGACCATTTCGGGGGCATCGACGTGCTGGTCAACAATGCCGGGGGCCAGTACGCGCAGGCGGCCTTCGACTTTTCCGTCAAAGGCTGGAAGGCGGTTGTCGACAACAATCTGAACGGCACTTGGTTTGTCACCCAAGCCGTGGGGCGGCACATGCGCGATGGCGGACGATCGGGGTCGATCGTCAGCATCGTCGCGCAGACGAACCGTGGCATGCCGGGCGTTGCCCATTCGGCTGCGACGCGCGCGGCGGTCGTCAATCTGACCCGGACGCTGGCGATCGAATGGGCGCCGAACCGGATCCGCCTCAACTGTGTCGCACCGGGGGTCACCGCCACGGAAGGCATGGAAGTCTATTCAGAAAAAGCGCGTGCCGAACTGCCTAAATCCAACCTCATGAAGCGCTTCGGCACTGTCCGCGAAGTCGCCGATGCCGTCTGCTTCCTGGCGGGCTCGGCGAGCTCTTTCACCACTGGCGAGGTCATCGCCGTCGATGGAGGCAACCATATTTGGGGTGACCAGTGGACAATCCCACGCCCGGCATACTTCGAGGCGTGA
- a CDS encoding biotin transporter BioY has product MNIERSSSVARPAGSWLSGIAGQVALVLAGTTLLALSAKISVPFFPVPMTFQSLVVLLIGAAFGPRLGALTLAAYLVEGAAGLPVFAGTPEKGIGIAYMVGPTGGFLLGFLLAATLVGWMVGQGAGRSVWAAALVVLAGSVAVYMPGLLWLGAVVGWDKPVLEWGLYPFLYGDALKLVIASLALPVVAGRLSRG; this is encoded by the coding sequence ATGAACATCGAACGATCGTCCTCCGTCGCAAGGCCCGCTGGTTCCTGGCTTTCCGGCATCGCCGGCCAAGTAGCGCTGGTCCTGGCCGGCACAACGCTACTGGCCCTTTCGGCGAAGATTTCGGTGCCGTTCTTTCCGGTGCCGATGACCTTCCAGTCGCTGGTCGTGCTGTTGATCGGCGCCGCCTTCGGCCCGCGCCTTGGCGCGCTGACGCTGGCCGCTTATCTGGTCGAGGGCGCGGCGGGGCTTCCCGTCTTCGCCGGTACTCCGGAAAAGGGCATCGGCATTGCCTACATGGTCGGCCCGACGGGCGGCTTCCTGCTGGGTTTCCTGCTCGCCGCGACACTGGTTGGCTGGATGGTGGGCCAGGGAGCCGGCCGGTCGGTATGGGCTGCCGCGCTGGTGGTCTTGGCGGGCAGCGTCGCAGTCTATATGCCTGGCTTGCTGTGGCTCGGTGCGGTCGTCGGCTGGGACAAGCCCGTTCTGGAGTGGGGTCTCTATCCCTTCCTCTACGGTGACGCGCTTAAGCTCGTCATTGCTTCGCTCGCCTTGCCGGTGGTCGCGGGACGCCTCTCGCGCGGCTGA